One stretch of Burkholderia oklahomensis C6786 DNA includes these proteins:
- a CDS encoding condensation domain-containing protein, translated as MPLPFVQDQDIGHLAVRDRQLFATPRCMPIAPSSVSNISGFRSIFQHPLRITFRFEIFASLRFPLMMPCGRDRPELFSFQGGQFEFSIEAHKTGIDEFCRAYSCTSNYLLLAAFFVLFERKTGQRDVCIRSPIANRKNSNREAIIGYFVQPGAYRIVLNKKMRYIDVVRCLSKSSLDVSANAELPPQFFEACAGVDVGRSYVSPFQIHFNYQPFSPDLLKFDDVAVIKESVPLQGVKTDLTLSICEGENALSGVFGYYAGIFCGEDVRILAFDYLNIIEEIISDPEKMAVE; from the coding sequence ATGCCCCTTCCTTTCGTGCAGGATCAAGATATCGGGCATCTTGCGGTTCGAGATCGTCAATTGTTTGCGACACCCAGGTGCATGCCAATCGCTCCTTCCAGCGTGTCAAACATTTCGGGATTCCGATCCATTTTTCAGCATCCTCTACGCATCACATTTCGTTTCGAGATCTTCGCGTCGCTCCGCTTCCCGTTGATGATGCCATGTGGGCGAGATCGGCCAGAATTATTTTCGTTTCAAGGTGGCCAGTTCGAATTTTCAATTGAAGCGCACAAAACGGGTATTGATGAATTCTGTCGTGCATATTCGTGTACGTCCAACTATCTCTTGTTGGCTGCCTTTTTTGTACTTTTCGAGAGGAAAACAGGTCAGCGCGATGTCTGCATTAGATCACCGATTGCGAATAGGAAAAATTCAAACAGGGAGGCTATTATCGGATATTTCGTCCAGCCAGGCGCGTATCGAATCGTGCTAAACAAGAAGATGAGATATATCGATGTGGTGAGGTGTTTGAGTAAGTCGAGTCTGGATGTGTCGGCGAACGCTGAACTGCCGCCCCAGTTTTTCGAAGCATGCGCTGGCGTGGACGTCGGCAGGAGCTACGTATCGCCATTTCAGATTCATTTCAATTATCAGCCATTTTCTCCAGATTTACTCAAATTCGACGACGTCGCCGTCATAAAAGAAAGTGTACCGTTGCAGGGCGTGAAAACGGATCTGACACTTTCTATTTGTGAAGGTGAGAATGCGCTCTCTGGTGTCTTTGGTTACTATGCTGGAATTTTTTGTGGGGAAGATGTAAGGATCCTGGCTTTCGATTATTTGAATATAATTGAAGAGATAATTTCCGACCCGGAAAAAATGGCGGTTGAATGA
- a CDS encoding LuxR C-terminal-related transcriptional regulator, producing the protein MVVNRKCERALIVDSHPITRDGIEIVLRNAFANIDVLGTSDMAKAGNSCRLAKPDLVLMDLMLPGAAPLIEMRRILGELPDVKFVVFTALKSEARAADAIRHGASGYVLKWCQPDDMVRAVERALSGSIYIDPSLDEAKISSILDSRAPSGFADELTRREKQVLELIIDGARRREIASLLNISPRTVDCYRQRLMQKLGAHNVADVIHWSYKFSTPIRVR; encoded by the coding sequence ATGGTCGTGAATAGAAAGTGTGAAAGAGCCCTCATCGTGGACAGTCATCCGATTACCCGAGACGGCATCGAGATCGTGCTCCGAAATGCGTTTGCCAACATTGACGTCCTCGGCACATCGGATATGGCCAAGGCGGGCAATAGCTGCCGCCTCGCCAAGCCGGATCTCGTGCTGATGGACCTGATGCTGCCAGGAGCGGCCCCACTGATAGAGATGAGGCGGATTTTGGGAGAACTGCCGGACGTCAAATTCGTCGTCTTCACCGCGCTGAAATCGGAAGCGCGCGCGGCAGATGCGATCCGCCATGGCGCGTCGGGCTACGTGTTGAAATGGTGCCAACCGGATGATATGGTGCGCGCCGTCGAGCGCGCGCTGTCGGGCAGCATCTATATCGACCCTTCTCTCGACGAGGCGAAAATCTCTTCGATCCTCGACAGCCGAGCGCCGTCGGGATTCGCAGACGAGTTGACGCGGCGAGAAAAACAAGTGCTGGAGCTGATCATCGACGGTGCGCGAAGGCGCGAGATTGCGTCGCTGCTGAACATCAGTCCGAGAACCGTCGACTGCTACCGGCAGCGCCTGATGCAAAAGCTTGGCGCACACAATGTCGCGGACGTCATTCACTGGTCCTACAAATTCAGCACCCCGATACGAGTTCGTTGA